Part of the bacterium genome, CGAGAGTCCCAACGACAACCCGGTCACGTCGAAGTTGTGGTGCGCCCAGAGGTACCAGGCGAGAGGCGGCAGCAGTGCGATGGCGGTGGCCACGTAGACGCGCTGTTGGGTCGCGGCGCGAAGACCGAGTCTTTTCAGCACGAGGTATCCCAGAACCAGGCCCAAGTACGCCGAGGAGCCCTTGACCAGAATCGCGCCGGCGGTAAAGGCGGCAGCCCGCAGCAGCGAGGGCTCGTCGCCTTTGTCCGCCCATTCGAACGCAGCGGTTATTGCCAGCAGCGTCATCAGAAGCTGAAGAGATTCCGGCTGAATGCTCGTCGAGAGGGAAAGGAGGAGTCCGTTGAACGCGAAAGCGGTGGTGGCGAATAGTGAGGCGTGCGGTGGCAAGAGCCGGCTCGACAATCGTCGAAAGACGAGGAGTCCACCGATGCTCGAGAGAGCGACCAGCCCCCTGAGGAGCTGCTCGTGATAGCCGAAGATCCGGTAGAGCTGTGCACCGATCCATGGGATGACGGGGAGTTCCATTTCGACGACCCCTGATGTGTTCCCGCGCCAGTCGATTCGCGGGAGGAAGGGATTCATGCCTTCTCGAAAGAACGAACGAGCGATCTGGGTATAGTCGGACTCGCGCCACGCGGCCACCGAGTGATAGTCGGTCGGGTGCCAAACAAAGGCGAAGCGTAGTGCGCAGGCGATCAGAAGGACGGCCAAAAGGAGCTTGCCGGCACTGCCGGAGAAGGACCCTTGGTACCGCCTTGATCTAGCGAACACCATCAACAAACGTCGCGGTGCCTTAACCGCCCGACTGCCGCGCCCCGAAGCCCAGTTCCTCGACGCTGCCTTCCGTCGCCGTGTACGCGTAGGCACACTTTGGGCAACGGTGCTCGATCGATGCGGGGGGACTCGCCGGATCGAACTTCGCAAACGGCCTCCCGCAGCGACACACGAAGCCCACGGACCTCGCCGGATTGCCGACAGCCAGGTGAAAATCAGGAACCGAGCCGGCGACCACCGACCCCATGCCCACCATCGCGAACCGGCCGACCTCGAGATCGCAGCCGATCACCGAGCGAGCTCCGATAGTAGCCCCTTCGCGGACTCGAGTGGAGAGGGTTTCTTCGTTGGGCTCGGAGCCAAGAGCTCGCGCCAGATTCGGCGTTGCGGCCCGCGGGTAACGGTCATTGGTGAAGATGGTCCCGGCGCCTATCATCACTCCGTCTTCGACGCTCACCGCGGTGCAGATGTAGACGAAGCTGTTGATCTTGACCCGGTTCCCGATCTCGACACCGTAGGCGATGTAGGTCTTCCCGCCGACCAGGCAGCCCTGTCCGATTCGTGTGGGGGCACGCACGTGCACGTGATCCCACAGCGCGGTGTCGGGTCCGATCCGAACGCCGTCTTCGACGATTGCCGTTGGGTGGATGAAGGTGGTCACGCGGTGCCCGGGCGTCCTCCTGCCTGCGACATCCGCGGCAGAGAGAGGCCAACGAGCCCGACGGCGAACTGCGCCGTGATCGTCATGAGAAAGGAGTCGAGGTGGAGTCGGTAGACCGACAGGATCTCCAACCGTTCGAGCTGGAACCGTCTCGCCCAAGAGAACCACTCCACGCACATGCCGAGAAGTGGTTTCTTCGTCACCATGACGATCAGCTCCCGCGTTCGTGTGGTCTCGGAGCATGAGACCCTCGAGTTGGATGTGTCCGTCACTGTAAGTATCCCAGCGCCCTGAGCTTCTTCAGTGTGTCTTCGTCCAGCTCTTGCTCCGCGGCCCGCTCCGCGGTAGGCGCTCCGTAGCTGTCGACGAGGACTGTTTTCGTTTGCCGCTGAAAGGCGATCGTAAGGGCTCCTACCAGGACCTCGCCATCTAGCTCGCGGGAGAGCGGCAGGCCTAGGAGATAGAGCACCGTTGGCGCCACGTCGACAATGCTTCCTTCGTCGAGAGCCTTGCCCACTTCGATAGCGGGTCCCCGCATCAAGAGCAGCGCCGTCTCGGTGTGAGTGCCGGAGATCCGATCGGACTCACCCACAACATCTATCGCCGGCAGCTGCCGATCACCTACCGTCACCAGCGGGTTGGTATCCAGCTCGAAGCCGGGCCGCACCCTGAGGTTGGCTTCGAACTCGCTTCTGCGGTCGGCCACAAACAGCGGCTGGCCATCCTCGGCAGATGTGATTTCTTCGATGCGCCGAAGAGCCTCGGATAGCGCGTTCTCGTCGAGCTTCGACCTCAAGAATACCGAGCGACCCACGTTGGTGGCGCGGACCAACGAATCGATGCCGGACTCTTCGATCAATGCCGACGACTTGATCGCGTACCACGTTTCCCCTGAAGCCATCGCCGAGCGCTGACCGTGATCGGAGACGACGAGAAGATCCGCCGTGGGCGAGGCGGCGCGCAGGATCTTCTTGAGCGCCGTGTCGGCCTGCCGATAGACCTCTGGGATTGCCTGGCCGTAGTTGCCCACATCCTCCGGAGTCAGTTCGGGAAATCCCTC contains:
- a CDS encoding N-acetyltransferase, with amino-acid sequence MTTFIHPTAIVEDGVRIGPDTALWDHVHVRAPTRIGQGCLVGGKTYIAYGVEIGNRVKINSFVYICTAVSVEDGVMIGAGTIFTNDRYPRAATPNLARALGSEPNEETLSTRVREGATIGARSVIGCDLEVGRFAMVGMGSVVAGSVPDFHLAVGNPARSVGFVCRCGRPFAKFDPASPPASIEHRCPKCAYAYTATEGSVEELGFGARQSGG